One genomic region from Schaalia hyovaginalis encodes:
- a CDS encoding ParB family protein has product MTRPQPRKSALSGASPITPPTSTPTVETAREAETKGRKWRHKVSFYQDPDDTDRVRGAILYTMTSEGNRNLSQFVNDAVMAEVRRLEVKYNGGAPFPAVGPRELPQGGAAAASGDEGRQR; this is encoded by the coding sequence ATGACCCGCCCACAGCCCAGAAAATCTGCCCTGAGCGGAGCAAGCCCTATCACTCCACCGACGTCGACGCCCACAGTCGAGACTGCTAGAGAGGCGGAGACGAAGGGGCGAAAGTGGAGGCACAAAGTCTCCTTCTATCAAGACCCCGACGACACGGATCGGGTGCGCGGCGCGATCCTCTACACGATGACGAGCGAGGGTAATCGGAACCTTTCGCAGTTCGTCAACGATGCCGTCATGGCGGAAGTCCGGCGGCTGGAAGTCAAATACAACGGCGGCGCTCCCTTCCCTGCGGTGGGCCCCCGCGAGTTACCCCAAGGTGGTGCAGCCGCTGCCAGCGGCGATGAGGGCAGGCAACGATGA